The sequence ttaaaaaaccgAATTATTGTTTGTGAATCTTATACCTGTACACAAATTTTGACCTTCACCTAAGCTAAATGCAGACTATCCTTGCTTCCCTTAATCCATAGGCAGATGCTGAGAAGAAGACATCCTACAATATGGATACTACCCTGAGTATAAACAATAGCTCCATGTTCCAAGTGTCTGAGTTCATCCTCATGGGGCTCCCAGGCATTCACGAGTGGCAGCACtggctctccctgcccctggctctGCTCTACATCTTAGCTCTTGGTGCCAACATCCTCATCTTAATCACCATCCAACATGAGCCTTCCCTGCACCAGCCCCTGTACTGGCTCCTTGGTATCttggctatagtggacattggCCTGGCTACCACCATCATGCCCAAGATACTGGCCATTCTCTGGTTTAAAGCCAAGGCCATCAGCCTTCCTGAGTGCTTTGCTCAGATCTATGCCATCCACTCTTTTATGGGCATGGAGTCAGGCATCTTCCTCTGCATGGCTGTCGATAGATATGTAGCCATCTGCTACCCACTTCGGTACCCCTCCATAGTCACTGAGGCTTTTGTGATCAAAGCCACACTGTCCATGGTGCTCAGGAATGGCCTCTTGACCATCCCAGTGCCTGTACTGGCTGCCCAGCGACACTACTGCTCCAGGAATGAAATTGACCACTGCCTGTGCTCTAATTTGGGGGTCACCAGTCTGGCCTGTGATGACATCACGATTAACAGATTTTACCCGTTGGTGTTGGTATGGGTTATAGCGGGGAGTGACATGGGTCTGGTGTGTGCTTCCTATGCTTTGATTACTCGCTCCGTGCTGAGGCTGAACTCTGCTGAAGCAACATCAAAGGCCCTGAGTACCTGCAGCTCCCatctcattctcattttctttttctacacaGCTGTTATTGTTGTGTCTGTCACCCAGCTGGCAGGAAGAAAGCTGCCTGTCATCCCTGCTCTCTTCAATGTGCTACACAATGTCATGCCCCCAGCCTTTAACCCCATGGTGTATGCCCTCCGGACCCAGGAGCTGAGAGCAGGCTTCCAGAAGGTGCTTGGTTTGGGTGACAACATGTCCAGGAAGTGAGCCAACTTTAAATGGCAGTGTTCTATAACTGGTGTTacagaaagagcacaggctttaGAGTGTAACAGCCCTGGGTTAAGATTGCATGTCTCCCAATTGTTAGGAACATCAATTcatattaatttatgttttgtaTAGCATACACTATGTGTGaggcactgttctaaacatttcacaaatattaactcatataATTGCATAACAACCCTCTGAAACAAGTCCAACTGTTATTTAGATGACACAATTGTTATTGAGAAACTTATCCAAGGTCAAGTGGGAAAGAAGTTGGCAGTGACTTTAGAACCCAAGCAAACCCTGTTCTTAACCCTTTTCTCTCTATTCAACCTTGctactaacttttaaaaacataaataaaaatgaaaataagaaggaaTGATATCCAAGTAAGACTACAAATCACATGTCTCTTAataaaagaattttccatttaaaagttGGCAGCATTCTTCCTGTCCAATAGTAAATATAGCATATTTTAAATCCTCTAGAGTCCCCCTAGAAGATCCTGTTAGTTATATAAATGTAAGTCAAGAATTTGAcagtattttttactttataaagtcTTCACCACCTCTCGAGTTTATTTGCATTAGAGCCCAAAGAGGAATATCCCAACTGCTTTTTGTTAACATTAAACATTACTTGAACTTCACTAATGAATTAAGACAATCCCAATGATGTCCAATGGGTCACCGAAAGTGTAAAGAACACCAGAAGTATCTGAAGAGAAACTTTTTCCGTAAGAGAAACGACAGATGTttagaaacaaagggaaaattggtcatttttttaatttatttcattcaatGCCGGAGTATAGCTCAGTAAGGGTGGAATGTTGGCTTCAATATAACATGTGGATATGACTGCATCTCATGCTGACCCAATCACATGGCATTATGCATACTTTTCAAAGAGAAACCTAACTTGTGCCAGTAAATTTGGAAACTGAAATGTGAGAATTTTAGGCCATTAATCCTTAAGGAACTGAATCATCTTTCCTTTGACAGAGCAAGTTAGATAGAGTTT comes from Mustela erminea isolate mMusErm1 chromosome 9, mMusErm1.Pri, whole genome shotgun sequence and encodes:
- the LOC116600262 gene encoding olfactory receptor 688-like — its product is MDTTLSINNSSMFQVSEFILMGLPGIHEWQHWLSLPLALLYILALGANILILITIQHEPSLHQPLYWLLGILAIVDIGLATTIMPKILAILWFKAKAISLPECFAQIYAIHSFMGMESGIFLCMAVDRYVAICYPLRYPSIVTEAFVIKATLSMVLRNGLLTIPVPVLAAQRHYCSRNEIDHCLCSNLGVTSLACDDITINRFYPLVLVWVIAGSDMGLVCASYALITRSVLRLNSAEATSKALSTCSSHLILIFFFYTAVIVVSVTQLAGRKLPVIPALFNVLHNVMPPAFNPMVYALRTQELRAGFQKVLGLGDNMSRK